CTCAATACTTCTGCCTGAGGGGCATGAGACATTAGAAGCGGATGAGGATGAATCTGATGAAGATAAACCAAATTCGGACGCTCTGCAGGCATATTGGCTGGTACAGAAAAAACCGGCATTCATTTTTTATATTGACGACATACCCCGGGAAGTTTTATCTCAGCTTGGACAAGTCAGACACTATCTGTCCAGGGATTACAGTAAAACCACAGACAGTCGCTACTGGATGAATCACTGTCAGCACTGCCATGCCAAACAAGGCGATTTTCCGCTGCATTGCGAAGTAGATAGCTATTTCGCACCACAGGAAATTCGACATGGTAAGAATATTGAGCTGTATACAGTAAAAGCTCCGTTCACTGCTACATGTGATGGCATATCTCATGACCATATCCATGTTCATTTTGGCGATTCTGGAGCAATGACCGCAGGAGAGATGTTTCCCTGGATGAAAATCGTTCGCTGACGCGCCTAAGACGATTTCACACCAGGCTTGTCTGCTGACGGCAGGCGCGCAAAACACATTTTGCACGCCTCCGTCCAGCCCCAATTTAAATATAATGAAATAAGCTTGGACTTGGCTGCCCGTGAATGCAGCAAACCCGCAAGTTCGCAGGTTTTTTAGAATAGAAGAAAGGCCCACCGAAGCGAGCCTTTAGGTTTGCTGAAAATTATGGTTATGTCTGCAGTGCCGGGCGTTAACCGATGAGTAAAGCGCAGCCCATTTACCCGCATGCTCAGACAGTTCTTCCGGAACGTTTGCTGCTGCCCTGCCACTAAGCAGGATTCACCGCATTAGCGCCAGATTATACTTTAGTAACACTTAATTAAAGCCCCTGATGCCTTAATGGCGCTGGAACGCCGGGTGCCTCCCGGTGAGCCTTTGCACAACCAACAGTGACCCGCACGTGTGCTTTCATGGTTGTTATGCCCCTACGCTAAGTGGGATTCGTTCCAGCATAGTACAATTTTAGAACAAGTGATGAACGGTGCCGGGTACCCCCGGTGAAAAGGGAGAAGTCACAACCCTATCCGCCTATGACCAAGCTCAATTACTTGTCGTGACTTGGTCCCTACGCACAGTGGGATTCACCGCATTGCGCGAATAATAATATCGATTTAAATCAAATTAAACCCTGACGCAGGATGGAAGCAGTCCGCTACATCTGTTCCACGGCTGGATTGCGATTGAGAGGGGACCAAACAATGGAGTCTAACATATAAGTCTGCTCTCGCCGGTTATAAAAAAGCCCCCAGGGGCTTTCGAAGTGTC
The sequence above is a segment of the Pantoea sp. At-9b genome. Coding sequences within it:
- a CDS encoding DUF5710 domain-containing protein; this translates as MSRTDLNVPFDEREDVKRLSGRWDPEKKTWFIPEGIASAPFKKWIPFRNFRASYWFIAQTIGICWKCKEDTLFTSILLPEGHETLEADEDESDEDKPNSDALQAYWLVQKKPAFIFYIDDIPREVLSQLGQVRHYLSRDYSKTTDSRYWMNHCQHCHAKQGDFPLHCEVDSYFAPQEIRHGKNIELYTVKAPFTATCDGISHDHIHVHFGDSGAMTAGEMFPWMKIVR